In Hemicordylus capensis ecotype Gifberg chromosome 3, rHemCap1.1.pri, whole genome shotgun sequence, one DNA window encodes the following:
- the POLL gene encoding DNA polymerase lambda isoform X1: MCPMPPIFFSKTAYSCPRKRHPCSMEPQGIVKAFPKRKKVRDDSQKVVPPKVMKEETINVQAGWLEPIVAYVLQAGMGQARAEIFRKHIIQNGGSICSQLSPDVTHVIVDEGMECDRAFRLLRLAKLPSGLQLVKASWLSSCIAAQQILSTTGYSLFIPEKYLDVASFSKRQPEALDEKIPSPMESAVMELKAKSQAGASSPCCATHSSGQQRTKGAGLRVSDDEGSDGEELVVTPEELEALMSGQSPNTLSGNSSAVLPTGKWVCAQSSESKKINHNHCITEKLELLAKAYSVQGDKWRALGYSKAINALKSYHKPVTSYQEACKIPGIGKQMAEKILEILESGHLRKLDHISESVPVLEAFSNIWGAGVKTAQMWYQQGFRMLDDIRTKASLTSQQAIGLKHYEDFLERMPREEAAEIEQMVREAAQSIRPGLVCVACGSFRRGKSTCGDVDILVTHPNGHSHQGVFSKLLDSLRQSGFLTDDLVSQEDNGNQKKYLGVCRLLGPGRRHRRLDIIVVPYSEFACALLYFTGSAHFNRSMRALAKTKGMSLSEHALSSGVVRGPGGLKTGPGLALATPTEKDVFMHLGLPYREPRERDW; encoded by the exons ATGTGTCCAATGCCACCCA TCTTCTTCAGCAAGACAGCTTACTCCTGCCCGCGAAAGAGGCATCCATGTTCCATGGAGCCCCAAGGAATAGTCAAAGCTTTCCCCAAACGGAAGAAAGTGAGAGATGATTCACAGAAAGTGGTCCCTCCAAAGGTAATGAAAGAAGAAACCATCAATGTGCAGG CAGGTTGGTTAGAGCCAATCGTGGCCTATGTGCTGCAAGCTGGAATGGGTCAGGCCAGAGCTGAGATCTTCCGCAAGCACATTATCCAGAATGGGGGGAGCATTTGCAGCCAGCTTTCCCCAGACGTGACTCATGTTATAGTGGATGAAGGCATGGAGTGTGACCGGGCCTTCCGGCTCCTCAGATTAGCCAAATTACCATCGGGATTGCAACTGGTGAAGGCTTCCTGGCTGAGTTCGTGTATTGCAGCACAGCAGATTTTGAGCACTACCGGTTACAGTCTCTTCATCCCAGAAAA ATATCTGGATGTGGCCAGCTTTTCAAAGAGACAACCGGAAGCTCTGGATGAGAAGATCCCATCTCCAATGGAGAGTGCAGTCATGGAGCTGAAGGCCAAATCGCAGGCAGGAGCCAGCTCTCCTTGCTGTGCCACACACTCCTCAGGACAGCAACGGACCAAAGGGGCAGGCCTG AGGGTCTCTGATGATGAAGGAAGTGACGGGGAAGAACTTGTGGTCACCCCAGAAGAATTGGAGGCGCTGATGTCAGGCCAAAGCCCGAATACTCTGTCAGGAAACTCTTCAGCGGTTCTTCCCACTGGCAAATGGGTTTGTGCTCAGTCCTCTGAAAGCAAGAAAATTAATCATAACCACTGCATTACGGAGAAGCTGGAGCTGCTGGCAAAAGCTTACTCTGTCCAGGGGGACAAGTGGCGAGCGCTAGGGTACTCCAAAGCCATTAATGCACTGAAGAGCTACCACAAGCCTGTCACCTCCTATCAG GAAGCCTGTAAGATCCCTGGAATTGGGAAGCAGATGGCAGAAAAGATTTTGGAGATCCTGGAGAGCGGGCATCTTCGAAAGCTGGATCACATCAGTGAGAGTGTGCCAGTACTGGAAGCATTTTCCAATATCTGGGGAGCAGGAGTGAAGACAGCTCAGATGTGGTACCAGCAG GGTTTCCGCATGCTGGATGATATCCGCACAAAGGCTTCTCTCACTAGCCAGCAAGCCATTGGCTTGAAGCACTACGAGGACTTTTTGGAGCGCATGCCACGGGAAGAAGCTGCAGAAATTGAACAGATG GTCAGAGAAGCAGCTCAGTCTATCAGACCTGGACTGGTATGTGTGGCTTGTGGCTCATTCCGGCGGGGAAAGTCCACCTGTGGGGATGTGGATATATTGGTGACTCATCCCAATGGCCACTCTCACCAAGGCGTATTCAGCAAGCTGCTTGACAGCCTCCGGCAAAGCG GCTTCCTCACAGATGACTTGGTGAGTCAAGAGGACAATGGAAACCAGAAGAAGTACTTGGGGGTCTGCCGACTGCTAGGCCCAGGCCGGCGCCACCGCCGCCTTGACATCATTGTGGTGCCCTACAGTGAGTTTGCCTGCGCCCTGCTCTACTTCACCGGCTCAGCCCACTTCAACCGCTCCATGCGAGCTCTGGCCAAGACCAAGGGCATGAGCCTGTCGGAGCATGCCCTCAGCAGTGGCGTGGTGCGTGGCCCCGGTGGCCTCAAAacagggcctggcctggccctggccactCCTACTGAGAAGGACGTGTTCATGCACCTGGGGCTGCCTTACCGGGAGCCACGAGAGAGGGACTGGTGA